The following proteins come from a genomic window of Paucimonas lemoignei:
- the pdxJ gene encoding pyridoxine 5'-phosphate synthase PdxJ, translating to MTHSTRILLGVNIDHVATLRQARGTRYPDPVKAALDAEEAGADGITVHLREDRRHIQERDVLLLKDVLQTRMNFEMGVTEEMLAFAERIRPAHVCLVPETRQELTTEGGLDVAGQEARIQAAVERLSKVGCEVSLFIDADERQIAASKRVGAPAIELHTGRYADAQTPAEVADELQRIADGVAFGLAEGLVVNAGHGLHYHNVEAVAAIKGINELNIGHALVAHALFVGFKSAVAEMKALIVAAAYKA from the coding sequence GTGACCCACAGCACCCGCATTTTGCTTGGCGTAAACATCGATCACGTCGCCACGTTGCGTCAGGCCCGAGGCACGCGTTATCCAGACCCGGTCAAAGCTGCGCTGGATGCCGAAGAGGCCGGTGCCGACGGGATCACCGTGCACTTGCGCGAAGACCGCCGTCACATCCAGGAGCGCGATGTGCTGCTGCTCAAGGACGTGCTGCAAACCCGCATGAATTTCGAAATGGGTGTTACGGAAGAAATGCTCGCGTTCGCCGAACGCATTCGTCCCGCTCATGTGTGCCTGGTGCCGGAAACGCGACAAGAGCTGACGACTGAGGGTGGTCTGGATGTGGCCGGGCAGGAAGCGCGCATTCAGGCCGCCGTTGAGCGGTTGAGCAAGGTCGGTTGTGAGGTGTCGCTGTTCATTGATGCCGATGAGCGCCAGATCGCCGCGTCAAAGCGTGTCGGCGCGCCCGCCATCGAGCTGCACACCGGCCGTTATGCCGATGCGCAAACGCCAGCTGAAGTGGCTGACGAGCTGCAGCGTATCGCTGATGGGGTAGCGTTTGGTCTGGCGGAAGGCTTGGTCGTCAACGCTGGTCATGGCTTGCATTACCACAACGTCGAGGCTGTAGCGGCTATCAAGGGCATCAACGAACTGAACATCGGCCACGCCTTGGTGGCCCATGCGCTGTTTGTTGGCTTTAAATCGGCTGTGGCAGAGATGAAAGCGTTGATTGTTGCGGCGGCTTACAAGGCCTGA
- the lepA gene encoding GTP-binding protein translates to MSDLSHIRNFSIIAHIDHGKSTLADRFIQMCGGLSEREMEAQVLDSMDLERERGITIKAHSVTLHYKANDGKTYQLNFIDTPGHVDFTYEVSRSLAACEGALLVVDAGQGVEAQSVANCYTAIEQGLEVMPVLNKMDLPQADPDRVKEEIEKIIGIDATDAVACSAKSGMGVDLVLERLVHTIPAPTGNIEDPLQALIIDSWFDNYLGVVSLVRVRHGRVRKGDKILVKSTGKMHLVDSVGVFTPKHTATVDLKAGEVGFIIAGIKDIHGAPVGDTLTLSTTPDVEVLPGFKRIQPQVYAGLFPVSSDDFEDFREALQKLTLNDSSLQYSPESSDALGFGFRCGFLGMLHMEIIQERLEREYDLDLITTAPTVIFELLLKTGETIYVDNPSKLPDLSAIEDMREPIVRANILVPQEHLGNVITLCIEKRGVQHDMLFLGTQVQVTYDLPMNEVVLDFFDRLKSVSRGYASLDYHFDRYQSANLVKLDVLINAEKVDALALIVHRDNAAYKGRALTEKMKELIPRQMFDVAIQAAIGGQIIARTTVKALRKNVLAKCYGGDVSRKRKLLEKQKAGKKRMKQVGNVEIPQEAFLAVLRLE, encoded by the coding sequence GTGAGTGATTTGAGTCATATCCGTAATTTCTCCATCATCGCCCACATTGACCATGGCAAGTCGACGCTGGCCGACCGCTTCATTCAAATGTGCGGTGGCCTGTCCGAGCGCGAAATGGAAGCGCAGGTGCTTGACTCCATGGATCTCGAGCGTGAGCGCGGGATCACCATCAAGGCGCACAGCGTAACGCTGCATTACAAGGCCAATGACGGCAAGACGTACCAGTTGAACTTCATTGACACCCCGGGCCACGTCGACTTCACCTATGAAGTCAGCCGTTCCCTGGCGGCGTGCGAAGGTGCTCTGTTGGTGGTCGATGCCGGTCAGGGCGTTGAGGCGCAGTCTGTTGCCAACTGCTACACCGCTATCGAGCAGGGCCTTGAGGTCATGCCGGTACTGAACAAAATGGACTTGCCGCAGGCCGACCCGGACCGCGTCAAGGAAGAGATCGAGAAGATCATCGGCATCGATGCCACCGACGCCGTAGCGTGCAGCGCCAAGAGCGGCATGGGCGTCGACCTGGTGCTGGAGCGTCTGGTTCACACCATCCCGGCACCTACCGGCAACATCGAAGACCCGCTGCAGGCGCTGATCATCGACTCCTGGTTCGACAACTACCTGGGCGTTGTTTCCCTGGTACGTGTTCGCCACGGTCGGGTCCGCAAGGGCGACAAGATTCTGGTCAAGTCCACCGGCAAGATGCACCTGGTGGACAGCGTCGGTGTCTTCACCCCCAAGCACACCGCCACCGTTGATCTGAAAGCCGGTGAAGTGGGCTTCATCATCGCGGGTATCAAGGACATTCACGGCGCGCCAGTGGGCGACACCCTGACCTTGAGCACCACGCCGGACGTTGAAGTGCTGCCAGGCTTCAAGCGCATCCAGCCGCAGGTTTACGCCGGTCTGTTCCCGGTCAGCTCCGATGACTTCGAAGACTTCCGCGAAGCGCTGCAGAAGCTGACGCTGAACGACTCGTCCCTGCAATATTCGCCAGAGAGCTCTGACGCATTGGGCTTCGGCTTCCGTTGCGGCTTCCTTGGCATGCTGCACATGGAGATCATTCAGGAGCGTCTGGAGCGTGAATACGACCTGGACCTGATCACCACCGCGCCAACGGTTATTTTTGAGCTGCTGCTCAAGACCGGTGAAACGATTTACGTCGACAACCCCTCCAAGCTTCCAGACCTGTCAGCCATCGAAGACATGCGCGAACCTATCGTTCGGGCAAATATTCTTGTGCCGCAGGAGCACCTGGGTAACGTCATTACCCTGTGCATCGAAAAGCGCGGCGTGCAACACGACATGCTGTTCCTGGGGACTCAGGTGCAAGTGACTTACGACCTGCCGATGAACGAAGTGGTCCTGGACTTCTTCGACCGTCTCAAGTCGGTCAGTCGCGGTTATGCTTCGCTGGACTATCATTTTGACCGTTACCAGTCCGCCAATCTGGTGAAGCTGGATGTACTGATCAACGCAGAGAAGGTCGATGCCCTGGCATTGATCGTCCACCGTGACAACGCGGCTTACAAAGGCCGTGCGTTGACCGAGAAGATGAAAGAACTGATTCCACGGCAGATGTTCGACGTAGCGATCCAGGCAGCCATCGGCGGCCAGATCATTGCGCGTACAACCGTCAAGGCACTCAGAAAGAACGTACTGGCCAAATGTTATGGCGGCGACGTCAGCCGTAAACGTAAATTGCTGGAGAAGCAAAAGGCCGGTAAAAAACGCATGAAGCAGGTCGGCAACGTGGAGATTCCACAAGAAGCTTTCCTTGCAGTGCTCAGGTTGGAATAG
- the recO gene encoding DNA repair protein RecO encodes MISVPIGQPAYVLHSRAYRETSALVDFLTPQGRLRAVLRSARGKAGTLARPFVPLEVEFRGRGELKNVGRMEGVGVASWLVGEALFSGLYLNELLIRLLPSEDPHPAVFEHYAATLQALAEGRPLEPLLRSFEWRLLDDLGYGFALDTDINGDALDAGGLYRLQVDAGLERVYLLQPGLFQGTELLAMAEADWSAPGALAAAKRLMRQALAVHLGGRPLVSRELFRKP; translated from the coding sequence ATGATCAGCGTGCCTATCGGCCAACCTGCTTACGTGTTGCACAGCCGGGCGTATCGGGAAACCAGCGCGCTGGTGGACTTCCTCACGCCTCAAGGTCGGCTGCGTGCCGTACTGCGCAGTGCGCGGGGTAAGGCGGGCACGCTGGCACGGCCGTTCGTACCCCTTGAGGTGGAGTTTCGCGGACGCGGCGAGCTGAAAAACGTCGGGCGCATGGAAGGCGTCGGTGTTGCCAGCTGGCTGGTGGGGGAGGCGCTGTTCAGCGGCCTGTACCTTAATGAACTGCTGATACGCCTGTTGCCCTCCGAAGACCCTCATCCCGCGGTGTTCGAGCACTACGCTGCTACGCTGCAAGCCTTGGCCGAAGGCCGCCCTCTGGAACCGCTGCTGCGCTCTTTCGAGTGGCGCCTGCTCGACGACCTCGGCTACGGCTTTGCGTTGGATACCGACATCAACGGCGACGCCCTGGACGCAGGTGGCCTGTACCGCCTGCAAGTGGACGCCGGGCTTGAGCGGGTCTATCTGCTGCAACCCGGCCTGTTTCAGGGCACCGAATTATTGGCCATGGCCGAAGCCGACTGGAGCGCCCCGGGTGCACTGGCCGCCGCCAAGCGCCTGATGCGCCAAGCGCTGGCCGTGCATTTGGGCGGGCGGCCATTGGTCAGTCGGGAACTGTTTCGCAAGCCGTAA
- the lepB gene encoding Signal peptidase I, whose amino-acid sequence MSLNFPLLLVIAVFVCGLLALLDLVVLAPRRRAAITTYQGSVSQPDIEIVERLNKEPLLVEYGKSFFPVLFIVLVLRSFLVEPFQIPSGSMIPTLRVGDFILVNKFSYGIRLPVIDEKVISIGEPKHGDVMVFRYPSDPSVNYIKRVVGLPGDQIRYTSDKKLFVNGELVAKQLIGTEPGTLGSAELYSEKLGEVEHEIRQEMSRYRAPPDREWTVPAGHYFMMGDNRDNSNDSRYWDDPSIPKDELGMVPDKNIVGKAFAVWMSWPEPKLSHFPNFSRVGLIK is encoded by the coding sequence ATGTCACTAAATTTCCCGCTGTTGCTGGTAATCGCTGTGTTCGTATGCGGTTTGCTGGCGTTGCTCGATCTGGTCGTCCTGGCGCCTCGTCGCCGGGCCGCCATCACGACTTATCAGGGCAGTGTCAGCCAGCCGGATATTGAAATCGTTGAACGCTTGAACAAGGAACCGTTGCTGGTCGAATACGGCAAATCGTTTTTCCCGGTTCTGTTTATCGTTCTGGTTTTACGGTCTTTTCTGGTCGAGCCGTTCCAGATTCCGTCAGGCTCTATGATTCCAACGCTGCGGGTGGGTGACTTCATCCTGGTCAACAAGTTTTCCTACGGGATCCGTCTGCCCGTTATCGATGAGAAAGTGATTTCCATCGGTGAGCCGAAACACGGCGACGTGATGGTGTTCCGCTACCCAAGCGACCCGAGCGTCAACTACATCAAGCGTGTGGTTGGCCTGCCGGGTGATCAGATTCGTTACACCAGCGACAAGAAGCTGTTCGTCAACGGTGAGCTGGTTGCCAAACAATTGATCGGTACCGAACCGGGTACGTTGGGCAGCGCAGAGCTGTACAGCGAAAAACTGGGCGAAGTGGAACACGAAATCCGTCAGGAAATGAGCCGCTACCGCGCGCCGCCTGACCGTGAATGGACAGTCCCGGCCGGCCATTACTTCATGATGGGCGACAACCGCGACAACTCTAACGACAGCCGTTACTGGGATGATCCGAGCATTCCCAAGGATGAGCTGGGCATGGTCCCGGACAAGAACATTGTTGGCAAGGCGTTCGCGGTTTGGATGAGCTGGCCTGAGCCCAAGCTCAGCCACTTCCCCAACTTCTCGCGAGTCGGGCTGATCAAGTAA
- the cmoB gene encoding methyltransferase, which translates to MIDLAPLVRRLAGTPLAEWANGLQAQLDTKMAKGHGDLERWQGALNALPDLVPSRIDLKDSFTLDVECDDETRAQTRAALMGLSPWRKGPFDVFGVHIDTEWRSDWKWSRVAPHLDLNGKRVLDVGCGNGYYQWRMLGAGADSVIGVDPNWLFFCQFQAMQRYLPDLPAWHLPFALEDLPARLEGFDTVFSMGVLYHRKSPIDHLLALKDCLVKGGELVLETMVVEGDVHQVLVPEDRYSQMRNVWFLPSVAALELWLRRAGFVDVRCVDVSVTTTEEQRGTEWMRYQSLSDFLNPEDQSKTVEGLPAPMRAVIVGRKP; encoded by the coding sequence ATGATTGATCTTGCTCCCCTGGTCCGCCGTCTGGCGGGCACCCCTCTGGCTGAATGGGCCAACGGCCTGCAGGCCCAGCTCGACACGAAAATGGCCAAGGGTCATGGCGACCTGGAGCGCTGGCAAGGTGCGCTCAATGCCTTACCGGATCTGGTCCCCTCGCGCATTGACCTCAAGGACAGCTTTACCCTCGATGTGGAGTGCGACGATGAGACCCGCGCGCAGACCCGCGCCGCGTTGATGGGCCTGTCGCCGTGGCGCAAAGGCCCGTTTGATGTGTTCGGCGTGCACATCGACACTGAATGGCGCTCGGACTGGAAATGGTCGCGAGTGGCGCCGCATCTGGACCTCAACGGCAAGCGCGTGCTGGACGTTGGCTGCGGCAATGGCTACTACCAGTGGCGCATGCTTGGCGCCGGGGCCGACAGCGTGATTGGTGTCGACCCGAATTGGCTGTTCTTCTGCCAGTTCCAGGCCATGCAGCGTTACCTGCCTGATCTGCCCGCATGGCATCTGCCCTTTGCACTGGAAGACCTGCCAGCGCGTCTGGAAGGCTTCGACACGGTGTTTTCCATGGGCGTGCTCTATCACCGCAAATCGCCTATTGATCACCTGTTGGCGCTCAAGGACTGCCTGGTCAAAGGTGGCGAACTGGTGCTGGAAACCATGGTGGTAGAAGGCGACGTGCATCAGGTGCTGGTGCCGGAAGACCGCTATTCGCAGATGCGTAACGTGTGGTTCCTGCCGTCAGTCGCAGCCCTGGAGCTTTGGCTGCGCCGGGCGGGCTTCGTGGATGTACGTTGCGTGGATGTCAGCGTGACGACCACTGAAGAACAGCGCGGCACCGAGTGGATGCGCTATCAGTCGTTGAGCGATTTTCTTAATCCAGAAGATCAAAGCAAAACCGTAGAGGGCCTGCCCGCGCCAATGCGCGCGGTGATTGTGGGGCGTAAGCCGTAG
- the cmoA gene encoding tRNA (uridine-5-oxyacetic acid methyl ester) 34 synthase — translation MSKEPDRIFAQPLAQVPDFAFNEDVVRVFPDMIKRSVPGYPTIVENLGVLAAQFAQPNSVLYDLGSSLGAVTQALRRHVRSEGCSVIAVDNSAAMVERCREYLNAQDSMFQELLPVQVIDGDILALEFQPASVVALNFTLQFIAPDQRLALLSRIRQALLPGGALILSEKLRFADEQEHALLTDLHIAFKRANGYSDLEIAQKRSAIENVMKPDSLEEHRQRLLDAGFSKVVPWFQCLNFASLIALP, via the coding sequence GTGAGCAAAGAACCCGACCGCATTTTCGCCCAGCCGCTAGCCCAGGTGCCGGACTTCGCTTTCAACGAAGACGTGGTGCGGGTTTTCCCGGACATGATCAAGCGTTCAGTGCCCGGTTACCCGACCATCGTCGAAAACCTCGGCGTGCTGGCCGCACAATTCGCTCAACCCAATAGCGTGCTGTATGACCTGGGCAGTTCGCTGGGCGCTGTCACCCAGGCCCTGCGCCGCCATGTGCGCAGCGAGGGCTGCAGCGTTATTGCTGTGGATAACTCAGCGGCCATGGTCGAGCGCTGCAGGGAATACCTCAATGCGCAAGACTCGATGTTTCAGGAGCTGCTGCCCGTCCAGGTGATTGACGGCGACATCCTCGCCCTGGAGTTCCAGCCGGCCTCGGTGGTTGCCCTGAACTTCACCCTGCAATTCATCGCCCCGGATCAACGCCTTGCGCTGCTGAGCCGCATTCGCCAGGCGTTGCTGCCGGGTGGTGCGCTGATCCTTTCCGAGAAACTGCGCTTTGCCGATGAGCAGGAACATGCCTTGCTCACCGACCTGCACATCGCCTTCAAACGCGCCAATGGCTACAGCGATCTGGAAATTGCCCAGAAGCGCAGCGCCATCGAAAACGTCATGAAACCCGACAGCCTCGAAGAACACCGCCAGCGCCTGCTCGACGCAGGTTTCAGCAAGGTGGTGCCGTGGTTCCAATGCCTGAACTTTGCCTCGTTGATTGCCCTGCCATGA
- a CDS encoding lipoprotein, whose protein sequence is MPSARLLLPLSFSLLAACAQHPKQVVTLEEQGDCPLTLKTGQTMMLTLPSNPTTGFRWQVQNPAQSILRSLGPEVYNNPEDKSMVGSAGQSVWRYQAATAGNGRLTMVYQQPWAPEVAPEQTFDCAITVN, encoded by the coding sequence ATGCCCTCTGCCCGTCTGCTACTCCCGCTAAGTTTTTCTCTCCTGGCTGCCTGCGCGCAGCACCCCAAGCAGGTTGTGACCCTGGAAGAGCAAGGTGATTGCCCGCTCACGCTCAAGACCGGCCAGACCATGATGCTGACCTTGCCGAGCAACCCCACCACGGGTTTTCGCTGGCAGGTGCAGAACCCGGCGCAATCGATCCTGCGCAGCCTGGGCCCAGAGGTTTATAACAACCCGGAGGACAAAAGCATGGTCGGCAGCGCCGGTCAGTCGGTCTGGCGTTATCAGGCAGCGACTGCTGGCAATGGCCGTTTGACGATGGTGTATCAGCAGCCCTGGGCACCGGAAGTAGCCCCTGAGCAGACCTTCGATTGCGCAATAACCGTCAATTGA
- the rnc gene encoding ribonuclease III, with amino-acid sequence MTVSLSRLERQLGYTFKDQELMVLALTHRSFAGRNNERLEFLGDAILNFVAGEALFDRFPQAREGQLSRLRARLVKGETLALLARGFDLGDYLRLGSGELKSGGFRRESILADALEALIGAIYLDAGMDMARERVLAWLTTEFDSLTLVDTNKDPKTRLQEFLQSRACELPRYEVVDIQGEPHCRMFFVECEITLLNEKSRGQGVSRRIAEQVAAAAALIALGVENGND; translated from the coding sequence GTGACAGTTTCCTTGAGTCGCCTGGAGCGTCAGCTCGGCTACACCTTCAAAGATCAGGAACTGATGGTTCTGGCCCTGACACACCGCAGCTTTGCCGGTCGCAATAACGAGCGCCTGGAATTCCTCGGTGATGCCATCCTCAACTTCGTTGCCGGTGAAGCGCTGTTCGACCGCTTCCCTCAAGCCCGTGAAGGCCAGCTGTCTCGCCTGCGGGCGCGTTTGGTCAAGGGTGAGACCCTGGCGTTGCTGGCTCGCGGTTTTGACCTGGGTGATTACCTGCGTCTGGGGTCCGGCGAATTGAAAAGCGGCGGGTTTCGCCGTGAGTCGATTCTGGCCGATGCCCTGGAAGCCCTGATTGGCGCCATCTATCTGGACGCCGGGATGGACATGGCTCGCGAGCGCGTTTTGGCCTGGTTGACCACCGAGTTCGACAGCCTGACGCTGGTGGACACCAACAAGGATCCGAAAACCCGATTGCAGGAGTTTCTGCAGTCCCGCGCCTGTGAGCTGCCGCGATACGAAGTGGTGGATATCCAGGGCGAACCGCACTGCCGGATGTTTTTCGTCGAGTGCGAGATCACCTTATTGAATGAAAAAAGCCGGGGTCAGGGTGTCAGTCGTCGCATTGCCGAACAGGTAGCAGCGGCCGCAGCACTCATTGCCCTAGGCGTGGAGAACGGCAATGACTGA
- the era gene encoding GTPase Era, whose product MTDSTATRCGYVAIVGRPNVGKSTLINHILGQKLAITSRKPQTTRHNMLGIKTEGAIQAIYVDTPGMHKNGEKALNRYMNKTASAALKDVDVVIFVVDRTRWTDEDQMVLERVQYVQGPVILAINKTDRLEDKAELMPHLEWLQTQLPNASIVPISAQHGHNLDALEGLIASHLPENDHFFPEDQITDRSSRFLAAELVREKIMRQLGAELPYQITVEIEEFKQQGKTLHIHALILVERDGQKKIIIGDKGERIKRIGTDARRDMELLFDSKVMLNLWVKVKGGWSDDERALRSLGYGDL is encoded by the coding sequence ATGACTGATTCAACTGCAACACGCTGTGGCTATGTCGCCATCGTCGGCCGGCCAAACGTGGGCAAGTCCACGCTGATCAACCACATCCTGGGTCAGAAGCTGGCGATCACCTCGCGCAAGCCTCAGACCACCCGCCACAACATGCTGGGCATCAAGACCGAAGGCGCCATCCAGGCCATCTACGTCGATACCCCGGGTATGCACAAGAATGGCGAGAAAGCCCTCAATCGCTACATGAACAAGACCGCTTCGGCGGCGTTGAAAGACGTCGACGTTGTGATCTTCGTGGTTGACCGCACCCGCTGGACCGACGAAGACCAGATGGTCCTCGAGCGCGTACAGTACGTGCAGGGCCCAGTGATTCTTGCCATCAACAAGACTGACCGTCTCGAAGACAAGGCCGAATTGATGCCGCATCTTGAGTGGCTGCAAACGCAGCTGCCGAATGCGTCCATCGTGCCGATCTCGGCGCAGCATGGCCACAACCTCGATGCGCTGGAAGGCTTGATTGCCTCGCACCTGCCGGAAAACGATCACTTCTTCCCGGAAGATCAGATCACCGACCGCAGCAGCCGCTTCCTGGCTGCCGAGCTGGTCCGCGAGAAGATCATGCGCCAGTTGGGTGCCGAGCTGCCGTACCAGATCACCGTCGAAATCGAAGAGTTCAAGCAGCAGGGCAAAACCTTGCATATTCACGCCTTGATCCTCGTCGAGCGTGACGGCCAGAAGAAAATCATCATTGGCGACAAGGGCGAACGCATCAAGCGTATCGGTACCGACGCGCGCCGCGACATGGAGCTGTTGTTCGACTCCAAGGTCATGCTCAACCTCTGGGTCAAGGTCAAAGGCGGCTGGTCCGATGACGAGCGCGCCCTGCGTTCGCTGGGCTACGGCGACTTGTAA